The stretch of DNA CCCGTCACGGACGCGAGCTACGCTCTGGCGGTGACCCAGTgcttcctcggcgtcctcctgaACGTGTTCATGTTCACCTTCGTGATTACCAAATTTCAACGGCCATTGGCCCACATGCTCCTAGCGGACTCCGCGTGTCTCTGCACCCGAGCGGGGGAGCCTTTCATACTGGTGCGCATCGGCAACCTGAGGTGCAACACATTGCAtcgcgcggaggtgacgcTCACTCTGCTTaggaggaagaggacgcCCGAAGGTGAGACATTCGTATCGAGGACAACCCTGTCGCTGCAAGAACCACCACGGACACTCACAGCGGTGGCCACGGTGGCCCATAAAATATTACCCCAGGGGCCAGGAGGGGTCTTTATGGAcctcgcgacggggcgaaAAACATCAGAGGAGCTCAAGGATCTTTTGCTGCAGTGCATCGTCACAGCCTACGATCCAATCTACGACGCAGAAGTCTGCGCGGTGAAGGTGTACGGTGCTCATGATTTTGCAAGAGGCTGTGTGTATGCTGATGTCATGAGCATCGACGAGAAAGGCGAAGCGGTGGTCGACTTTGAGCGCATACATGATGTTCTGCCCCAAAAAATCAAAATTTTCCCGCCGCTGAAAGACAGCTGGGAAGGTCCCGACATGAACAGGCCAGCAAGGATGCTTGAGGTTGTCTTCGGCGGTGGTCGTGCATGTTACGGGAGCAAGGACGAGACGTTCCCAACTCTGGGTCCATTGACTGCAATGGAGCAAACGTGCAGTTATTGCTACAAGCTCGCACTGCTTCTGAACGAGGCAGGCATGGACTACATCCCCTACATCGCTAACATCAGCCTTGGGGACGACAAGCCCGACTGGCTCGAGGCTTGCAACCCGAAAAAAGAGACACCCGTCGTGCGTCTGCAAGGCAGGACAGAATGGATTGCAGGTAGTGATGTGATCATTTCAACGCTGGCAGAGATAGATGAAAGGGTCAGGGCGGTTGTTGAGAGAAGAAGGGAAGACGTCAACGAGGGGCACGAGCAGGTTGTAAAAAAGGCCCTCATGTCTGTTCTCGGTGGAGTCATGTTCGGTCCCACTGTGGGTCTCAAGAGAGCGGTTAAAattggcggcgtcggagtaATGCTCCTTAAAATGGTAGGGCTGGTTACCCCTGACATTGAGAAAGaagtcgaggaggagatgaaGAAGCAGATGGAGCAGAAGGAGGCAGAAAGTGAGGCATCGAGCGACGATATTGTCGTAGATGTCGACAACGTGGATGAAGGACTGAACGTCAGATCTCTCGTGCAAACGTGCGTGTCGGAAGCATTCGACACGATCGAACGTCTCATAGCGTGTAGTCACGGCGACGAAGGACGGATGTTTCTCTGTGGCAAAGCTCCAGGGGTCATGGACTTCGGAGCAGCAGTCGATCTCGCATTTTTCTTCCAACCTTCATTTGAGGTGTTCCTCGCGAAACATGACATTCGATTCAGGGCGGGGCCCAACTGCCGAGCTTGGCACGCGCGTATGACGTCTTTACCTCACTGGCGTTCGGGTATGGGTGCTGGTCACAGCGATGGGAGTGCGGCAGCCATGAAGACAATAATCACGAAATTAGTGTTGTGGTCCAAGGATCCCGGTTACCCGGAAAGGGCCGCCTCTGAGGAACTGCTGCGATCCACCATGCGAGATTTCCCCCCAGCCTACATCGAGGATACTGGGAAAGAAGAGTTGCGTTCGGATGACGTGGATGTTGTCATCGGTGGAACTGGTTTGGACTCTGCGACTGCGAAGTTGTGTGTGTAAAAACCA from Micromonas commoda chromosome 3, complete sequence encodes:
- a CDS encoding inward rectifier K+ channel family transporter (inward rectifier potassium ion channel), with protein sequence MSAPVTENVTDGRHPSLRSSLRRDSSGASSLSLKTGSLSGWDAIRASLSSQNNRSLRGGLPRKHKSSKRLRESSTKAVKDARGGAAVKSRSSLGFSASAIYFLVLERTWWYCALVIAGVFALSLGVCALLCMAVGGFHDPLDSTATAPLRFAASHVLTMSFGTVTPVTDASYALAVTQCFLGVLLNVFMFTFVITKFQRPLAHMLLADSACLCTRAGEPFILVRIGNLRCNTLHRAEVTLTLLRRKRTPEGETFVSRTTLSLQEPPRTLTAVATVAHKILPQGPGGVFMDLATGRKTSEELKDLLLQCIVTAYDPIYDAEVCAVKVYGAHDFARGCVYADVMSIDEKGEAVVDFERIHDVLPQKIKIFPPLKDSWEGPDMNRPARMLEVVFGGGRACYGSKDETFPTLGPLTAMEQTCSYCYKLALLLNEAGMDYIPYIANISLGDDKPDWLEACNPKKETPVVRLQGRTEWIAGSDVIISTLAEIDERVRAVVERRREDVNEGHEQVVKKALMSVLGGVMFGPTVGLKRAVKIGGVGVMLLKMVGLVTPDIEKEVEEEMKKQMEQKEAESEASSDDIVVDVDNVDEGLNVRSLVQTCVSEAFDTIERLIACSHGDEGRMFLCGKAPGVMDFGAAVDLAFFFQPSFEVFLAKHDIRFRAGPNCRAWHARMTSLPHWRSGMGAGHSDGSAAAMKTIITKLVLWSKDPGYPERAASEELLRSTMRDFPPAYIEDTGKEELRSDDVDVVIGGTGLDSATAKLCV